A region of the Armatimonadota bacterium genome:
GGCCTTAGCAATACCATCTATCACTAATGGCGAGAAGACGCCATCTTTTTCGTAGATGGCTCTATCTTCTATTAGGCAGTTGGCTGATTCCCAGCAAGAAGCTGGAAGCTGAGGAAGCTTCTCTTGAATCTTTTTGTGTTCCTCCGCAAATATGTTTACATCCACATAAAGTTTATTGGCAAGCTCCAAGGCGTCTTTCATTTCAAAGCCATGTCGCACGGCTACTGCTAAGCCAGCTAGCAGATGATGAATGTTTGCCGATCCATCGCCGGCTCTGAACTCTATGGTTTGTGCGTCAACACATTTTGTTTCGCAAGTTTCGTCTTGCGGATTGGCATCTCTAATCATGTTCTTTACATTAAGCCATCCAAGAGGTACGCGGATTAAAACCGACCGGTTTCGGTCGCCCCAGCATATGTTTGTTGGTGCTTCTTGGTGTGGGACAAGCCTTAGATAAGATGTAGGTACAGTATTACCAAATGCTGTTAGTGAGCGTGCCATCTTGAGGCAACCAGCAATAGCTTTACGACAGGCATCGCTTAGTTTGTTATCTTGGACCATCGCATTCTTACCATTATCTAATAACCGCATGTGAACGTGGAGTCCGCTGCCCGCATGGCCAACCATGATTTTTGGCGCAAACGTAACTGTTACTCCATATTTGTAGCCTATCATTCGGAGAATCCATTTAGCTATTACGAGTTGGTCAGCTGCATCCTCAATGGGAGCTGGTGTCATCTCAATCTCGGCTTGTTCCATTTCTAAGTCTTCATCGTGGATGTTCCCAACCTCCGAGTGCCCATATTTGATTTTGCCGCCAGCCTGTGCTATTGCTTGCATTGCCTCAACTCGCAGGTTTTCCCATTTCGTGAATGGAGGTGATTCGTGGTAGCCTTTCTGTGGTTGGGTTTGATAGAGGGGTTGCTTTTCGAAAAGGACGTAATATTCCAGCTCACCTAATGCGTCAAGGCTTAGTCCAGTGGCGCGCTTCAGCGACTCATGCGCTTTTCGGACAATATTTTCTGGAGCAATAGCGAGAGGTTCGCCTTCGCTTGTATAGTAGGAGCAGAGGATATCTACGGTTGGAATGGGTGCGAATGGGTTTACATAGGCAGTTTTATATTTGGGCACCACATAGAGGTCGCTTGAACCCGTATCAATATATGGGAACAAACTTGAGCCATCAACCCTTTCTCCAACCGAAAGCAACTGGTCGAGGTGCTCTGGGCTACTGATTACGAAATTAAGTGTCTTGAGGCGCCCATCCCCGCCAACATAACGGAAATTTACCATCTCGATGTTGTTGGATTCTATAAAGGCTATGAGGTCTTGTTTTGTAAATTCTGCGGGGGGTTTGTTAAGAAAACGAGCGATCTTGTTGGGCGTCAACGCCAGACGTGTTTCGTCCATGAACTGTTCTCCTCCTTTGGAGTAGTTTCTTCAGCTCACCATTGAGCCTTTTGTTATTTTGTTTTATAAGCGGAATCCACCGTGCGCGTGATTATCGGATACCATGCTAGGATATATCCAACTAACGCTCGCTAAATATGGTGGTTTCTTATCCTATTTTAATCTTAGACAAACTATCTTGCAATCCTCCCGGCCTATTGCGAAGAAGCCAAACTCGCTCTTGATTCTTTTTGAGCTCGGCTATCCGTGAGGCAAGGTTTCTTGGTTTTGGTGTGCCGAGCCTGATTCTTCCAACGTCTGCAGCTAGTTGGAGCATCTTTATAACCTGAGCAAACTCTTCGCGCACAATCTCCGCATCTACAGCATGCATATCATCTCCCCTTGCGGCGTCTGCTATTTCCTTTAGTCGCCGCTCCATTTCTACGAATTCTTCGAGTGATAGATTCTCTTCGAATTTGGGATCGTTCATATCTCTGAATAGCATTTGCCAAGGTACGGTTGAGTTGAACGTTCTCTTCTTGAAGCAGCGGTAAATGTCACCAAGGTCATAGAATGCCCGCCCCATTTTCCCAGTGCGGTCTCCGAAGGCATGAATAGAAAGGTTTTCTACTATTGTTTTCTTTGGGTCAACTGTTGAGTTCCATGAAACCATTGCTCCCGCCAAAAAACCAAGATACGACACTGAAAGCGGTTGCCAGTGGCCGTTGTCGCCCCAATCTGTATTTAGAAGCCCAATTGCTTCTAGTCTCTTGCCATTAGTTGCCGCGTTTACAATATTTTCGATTGCATTTGTTGTGCGGCCCGCCAGAGCGTTCCAGCTTGATGTTCCAGGACATACATAGAATGGGATGCCCGAATCGCGGAATCTTGCTCCATGCTCGGCAAATGGATGGTCGGCTTCATAGCCCCATTCAAGTGCGATTATGTCCTTTGGTAGTTCAGGGATAAGCTCAGGGTATTTAAGGATTATGTCCCCCCAGAACTGCATTGTTCGGCCGTGTTCCTTGACCAACCGGTATATTTCCAAGACGAAGTCCAGATATACTCGCCCCGTTCCGCGCTCCTGACATAAGGTTTTACTTCTGCCACAGCCGAGATCTATGGTTTCATCTAGACCAACATTGAACATTTTGCTGGTAAAGTGCGGTAAGAGTTCCTCATAGAGTCCTTTAATGAATGGAATAGTTCGTTTATCACTCGGACAGAGGCTAAACGGGTAATCAAAATGTCCCCATTCGGTATCGCATCCCCGTGGAGCTTCGGCCATTGGCCGATATTTTGCATGTTTTAACCACCTCTCCATATGCCCGAATGAATTTTGGTTTGGCACTAGTTCAATGAATCGCTCGCGGCAGTATGCGTCAAGAGCCATGATTTCTTCGCCAGTCACTGGGCTTGCTTTTTCCCAGACTGTGGGATGCGCAGGATATGCGAATGTATGCTCGGTGTAGAGTTGCAGCTGGTTAATCTTCCACTCAGACAGCAAATCCACGATATGATATAGGGTTTCCATCGTCGGCACCTTGTCACGGCTTATGTCGAGCATTACGCCGCGGGCTGGAAAGTCGGGCCAGTCTGAGATAGAAAGGCATCGTAGAATTGCATTTTTAGGTTTTGATTTTTGATTATGAGCCTTAGAATTTTCACCCTGAGATTGGCGAAGAATTTGAGCTAGCGTGCAAGCGCCGTAAAATGCGCCTGCGGGTGTGCGCGCGGTAATTTCTATCCCTTTTGGGCTTATGGTTAGCTTATATCCTTCGGGGGCGGTTTTGCCTGCGTGAGTGACTATCTTTGCCAGCGATATGTCATCTAAGCGAATTACTGCCCCTATGAGTTGTTTTGGGACTCTTGGGCTAGCTGTGATCTCCAGGTCAAGTCCTGTCATCTTCGCAGCAGGAATCAGCGACTGCGGGTTTTTGGCGTCTAAGACAATGTAACGTTTTCCTTCTATATTAAAGACGCCGCTGCTGCGGCTTATCTTTTTCGGCATAGGCGCAAGATACAGGTCTTTTCCGTCAATCATCGTTTCACTCCTATAAGAATATCATTTTAGTCGAATAGATAATATTCCATTGAGCGCTTTTGAGTCAACATAGCACAACCTGGGTGAGGTGCTTTTTGCAGGAAGAGGAAAAAAGTAGATTATGGGGAATCTCTTTCGGGGCTAGGGTTTAATAATATCTGAGTCGCGCCTGGGCTTTATGAGTGGAAGTATTTTGTCTTCAGTTTGTTTTGTTCCGCTTATCCCAGTAACTAGGACAAAGCTTCCCTCATCTGGCAAACTTGTTAGGTTTGAGCAATCAACTTCGAGTGGGGTGCCTGAACCGTCGTCAACTTTGAAACCGTCCGCCGTTCGAACAACTCGGCCTGCAATAGTGATAAGTAATCCTATGTTATTTGTGCCGATGCCTCCACTTACGCCTGGGGTGTATTGGTTCAATCTTGCGCCTCCCACGCATTTGGTCAGCATTAACAAGGGGTTTGGTGTTCCTGGGCCCGGATACGAGTTTATGTTCCATAGCATAATTACGCGCTCGCCATTTATCGTATCCAATGTGCCCGAAACGTTTACGTAGCTTCCTTCTGCTGGCGAAATGCCGTTTACGCGAATACCTGACACCTGCTCTTCTTTGCTCTCGCATATATAGAAATGGTCGCCAAACCCAGCACTCACAACTTTGCCGGCGAGCACAACCGGCATGCCATCAGGGCGGTTCTTTGCGTCTGCTGTTGTAATAGCAGATGGCACGAACTTAACAGCGTCTGCTATGATTACCATCGTGGAAGTGTCGCCGGTGTCGCTGTAAGTTGCAACGTAGCCGGAGTTTCCCCTGGCAAATGGCTTGCCGGCAACTAGAAGATTCCATTTTCCACCATTAATCTGCTCATTAACTCTTAATTCCTCCACCCCGCCGTCATAATAAACTCGCCATTTAGCTTTTGTGCTGCGGTTTGTTCCTGTGGTGTACCAAATATAGATATCATACAATCCAGGAATCAAAATCTCGGGCCTAAAAATAGCAAATCTTCGAGGGTCGGCGGTTGTGGTGTAGAAGTAATTGGCGCCATATTTTTGGCTTACAATTGTTCCCGTCCACCAATCTCCATAAGCACAGCATCCAGCATCAAGGTTATCGATAATTATTTCGTATGGTTCGTCGTTGGCGGCAGTTGTGAAAATATAATCTGAGGAACAAGCCATGTTTCTTGCCGCATCCCATGATTTCACGCGAAAAATGATACGTAGTAAGCGGCTTCAGGCCGGAAAGCTGAACGGTGTGGGATGTTACTTGCGCCATGTCTTCCGCGGAAGAGTTTTCATAGGTTGGGCTAATGCCGTATTCCACCATGCTAGTAGCAGGCTCGTTCGTGTCCCATTTGATTTGTACATGCGTGGCATGGATATTTTCGGCACGAACATTAGATATCGTAGGCGGGCTTGTCTCGTGTTGAAGAGTGAAATCTAGGCAGGCGACCTGACCGGCCAAAATTGTGGTTGTTTTTTGGATGGCAGTGTATCCAGGTGCTTCTACGCAAATGGTATATGTTCCAGGTGTGATTTCAGAAAAGCCATAGAACCCGGTGCCGGAGTTCTTATCACTCAGTCCAAGCTCCAGGATTTTTGCAGTCGCTGGGTAAACAGCATTGCCTGCCTCGTTGCGAATGAATCCCTTGAGGTAGCCTTTAGTTGGATTATTAAGCCACGGCATTGCAGGCACGGTCGCTGGCGTTGGGTATGGACCTGCAAGTAAGGCAGCTTTGAAACCATCTTGGTTGGGTTCGCCAGCGTTTGGGTGAGCATAGCTATATAAATGCATCCCCGGGAAACCTGCGTTGCGTGCATTCTCTATTTGCCAAATGCTGTTTGAGATACTATTCATTTCTCCGGCTATGCCCATGTAGATGTGATGCCCGTAACTGCGGCTCAAACTGTCAAGGGCATTAGTATAAAACGTTTGGTTGTCTGTTGTGTAATTCATAGGGGATGCATAATCCAACCAGTGATTTGCCATCCATCTGTCCCAATCCTGGAGAACTTCTGCGCGTCCGGAAGCCGCTGTGCGCCAGACAAGAGCTCCTACTTTAACATGGGGCTTTATCGCTTTAATTTCCAGATATGTGCGCTTGACAAGGTTGGATACCTGATTGCGCCGCCACTCTTGCCATAGAGGGTCCATGCTTGAGGGTAGCCCCGTGCGCCCATATTCAGAATTGAACCTCGCAACCGCGGCAGGGTTGTAACCCCAGCCAATGTCGTAATAACGAATGTAATCCAATAGAAAACCATCTATGTCATACCTACTTACTATGTCTAAAAATACCTGAATTAGGTAGTTCTCCACTTCCGGTAGTCCTGGATCAAGGCTTGTGTAGCGTCCATCCCAAAGCTTGTCGCCGTTTGCATACTTGCTGAACCATTCGGGGTGGAGGTAGTAGATATGCTCTGGCATGCTGTGGGGTGGAGGGGTAGGCAAGGTCCATACTCGGTATGGCACAACCCACGTGTGAACTTCCAAGCCGGCTTGATGAGCTTTGCTCACCATATCGGCCAATGGGTCGAATCCGGGGTTTGGCGAGGGGTCTGTACCTAATGGTTCTAATGAAGAGTTGTAATACGCATCACATCTTTTTCGGACCTGCATTAGTATAGCATTGCAGTTCCACGACTTGATGCGATTTACGGTTTCTTGGACTGCTTCAGGGCTTATGATTGCATATCCAGAGCCCCAGTACCAAGCGTCTACTAATATCGAACGAAAATCATTGGGCTGGGCGAACGAAAGGGTTGAAAAAAGAACGGTTATGAGAAGACACACCATTAGCCCGCGGAGCATTGGAGACACCTTCTTAATACGCTTCCATTTTTAGCATCAGGGGATGGATTGTCAACTTTAAATAAGAAAAACTGGCAAGAATACCTAATGCAAGACTAAGGCTTCAGGAGAACTTTGATTGATTCCTTTGCCTCTCGAACCATATGCAGGGCCTTTTTAAAATCTTCCAACGGTAGCTCATGAGTGACTATTGGTGAGACGTCAACTAGCCCACGGTTTATGTAATCAATTGCAAGAGGAAAAGTATACGGTGCAAGGTGAGCTCCAAGGATGTTTAGGTTTTTCTTGTCGCCTATAATCGTCCAGTCAATTGTTGCAGGCGCCAGAAAAACGCCATACTCTACAAAAGTGCCAAGCTTTCTGAGCATCATCAAGCCGGGGAAAATAGATTCAGGATATCCTGTTGCATTAATATAAACATCGCATCCATAGCCGTCGGTGAGATCCAATACACGAGCTACAACGTCCTCTTTATCAGGATTCATTGTAAGATCAGCCCCAAGCTCTTTTGCTACTTTGAGGCGGTAATCTCGAGGGTCAATTGAAATTAGAAGCGATGGATTTAGTAGGCGTGCAACCCCAACCATGCCTAACCCAAGCGGACCTGCGCCTGCAATGACAACTACGTCGCCAAGCTGGATTTGTGCTCGTTTGACGGCATGAATAGAGCACGCGAGTGGTTCGACAACCGCTGCGTGGTTTCTAGGCATTTCCTTAGGAAGTTTGTAGTTGCGCGAATTTGCTGGGAGTTTCATATATTCTGCCCATGCACCAGGCATCCATCTCCTGAAGCCATAGATGTCGTGCACAGCGCAAAGCCAGTAGCGACCTGTTGTACAATAGCGACATTTTCCGCAAGGGACGATTTGCTCGGAAACAACCATATCTCCGATATCAAGCCCATGTTGTTCAGCCGCTCCTTCGCCTAGTTGGACTACTGTGCCCGCAAATTCATGACCGGCAATGCAAGGAGGCTTACAGTAACCTTCAACCTTCCCATCGCCCCAGAAATGAATAGCGCCGAAGTAACATTTGGTATCGCTTGCGCAAACTCCAGCATGGTCAATTTTTATGATTATTTCGCCAGGGCCTGCTTGAGGAACCGGAAGCTCCTCTAGACGATAGTCCTCCGGGCCGTAAGTAACAACGGCCTTCATTGTCTTAGGCAATTCTTGCCCATGTACCGGCATCTATGAATCCTCCCTAACAACAATTGGTTAACCAATCCTAACATAGTCTGTCTGTTGAGTCTAGGGTCTTGTTGATAGATAACCAGGTTGGCTATTTAAAAATTAATTGACATTTATTTTTCACCAACCTATAATTATTCTTGCAAGGTAAAACCCTCTCTCGGCGGTGTTGGGACTTGCCACTATTGGATTAGCGCAAATTGGGTTTCATAGACACCACTTGGGTGAGTGAGCCGTTACCGTTGAGAGTATGGCATGCTAAGCAAGGAGGTATAGCCCAATGCCGTCGTATTTCCGTTCCCCAGCTCCCTGTGTTTTCCTAGGAATCATTTTTGCGCTTTTGGGCTCCAGGGTTTCTTGTGCTCCCCCTGACAACTTCAGTGGGTTGAAAGGAGTAACTCTAAAGGAAAGCACAGCGCTTCCGGACCTTGCGCGTGAACTTCTTTCAACAAAGAAAGCGAAAATTGAGGGCGTCCAAGTTATTGAAGACCGAGCAGAATCATTAGTAGTGAGAGTAGCCTACAAAGACTTAGAAACCACTGAGGCTATGTTTCTAATAGTCAACGCTGAAGATGGCAAACGAAGGACTATAAAAGAAGTAGACACGTCGAAAACAGCTCTAACCGCAACTGAAGGAGAAATTACAGTAAGGCTGGAAATAGGGGCAAACGTTGCCCGGGGAACACAATTTGATCAATCGTTTCTCGTGGTCTTGATAGGCAAGGAAGGTGATTTTAAGAAAGCTGCTATCAAGGTTTTCCAGTGCAATAAAAAATGGGAGAAGAGCCTTGCACCCGAAGAGATGATAATCAAGGTAGTCGCAGAGCCGATTGGGAAAAGCAAATCGCTTACTGCTGGAAGCGGACCGAGCCTTGTACTCAATCCAAAGGTTTTTGTAACAGCAAACCCGGTGCTCAAACCGGTTGGCGATGGGCGCTCGTCAGGTCCCAAAATTACAGTCGACAAGCTTCAACCTGTGGTACAAACAATCTCTAAAGATGTGACTCCGCGTCTACCATCAAATATTGGTGGTATTGAGAGCACCACATCAGTAATAAAGATAACCCCTTCCCTTGTTGGATTGAAAGCAGCAAACTTGGTTATGGGATTGCCGAAAGATGTAAAAGACAACAATGGGCAAGGCCCAAGCACCAATGCTATACGTCTTTTTGATACTTTATCTTCCGACATTGGGCTAACTGCTGAGGATATAATGGACTTACACCCCAATATTTACGAGGATGCGAATCCCGATTCGGGTTATTTCTATTATCTTCCACGTGGTTACTATCTTTATTGGGATGAAGACACAGGATACGCACTCCGCATGCTTTACGGAGTATCAACCGGTGAGTCCAATGCAAATGTTGTGTCAATAGCCGCGCGCATCACATCGGGCGTGGACCCAATGGATATTGCTCTTGTTCGAAAATTGCTTCAGAAGTATTGCGAAAGCACTTCACGAAAGTTTAGGGATCTTAAACCATTCCCCTTCAGCAGTATGTCAGTCTCGTTGAAAGGCGATTTGGGGCAGTATAATATTCCACCAGAGCGAATAAGCGTAACTGGAATTAGTGATATTGCCGGTATGATTGATATCTCCATGACCACAGACCCAGTCACAAAAGAAAACTTGCAAATGGTTTTAACCCAAGGCCTTGGGATAAGCGGAACGGTAACATATCAATCGGCGTCAAGCTCAGGCAGTGGTTCACTTGAGGTTACCATTCCAGTTCTCATAAAGTTTGCAGATAAACATTCTTTTGGAGCTAGGCAGTTCGCTCGTGGTGTGAAGTTTAAGAATGCGTCTTTCTTTCCTGCAAAAATAAAGTATCTCAACGTTCTTGTGCCAGGAGAGTCACCCACTGTTTACAGTTATGAACTGGCGGACACAATTGTTCCCAGCAGGGCAAGCGCTACTATTGAGGCTCACAAAGTGCCATCGTGGCTGGATACATCGGCGCTC
Encoded here:
- a CDS encoding glutamine synthetase family protein — its product is MDETRLALTPNKIARFLNKPPAEFTKQDLIAFIESNNIEMVNFRYVGGDGRLKTLNFVISSPEHLDQLLSVGERVDGSSLFPYIDTGSSDLYVVPKYKTAYVNPFAPIPTVDILCSYYTSEGEPLAIAPENIVRKAHESLKRATGLSLDALGELEYYVLFEKQPLYQTQPQKGYHESPPFTKWENLRVEAMQAIAQAGGKIKYGHSEVGNIHDEDLEMEQAEIEMTPAPIEDAADQLVIAKWILRMIGYKYGVTVTFAPKIMVGHAGSGLHVHMRLLDNGKNAMVQDNKLSDACRKAIAGCLKMARSLTAFGNTVPTSYLRLVPHQEAPTNICWGDRNRSVLIRVPLGWLNVKNMIRDANPQDETCETKCVDAQTIEFRAGDGSANIHHLLAGLAVAVRHGFEMKDALELANKLYVDVNIFAEEHKKIQEKLPQLPASCWESANCLIEDRAIYEKDGVFSPLVIDGIAKALKSYDDKDLSERLYGKDEEIRKLVEKYLHC
- a CDS encoding family 20 glycosylhydrolase, producing the protein MIDGKDLYLAPMPKKISRSSGVFNIEGKRYIVLDAKNPQSLIPAAKMTGLDLEITASPRVPKQLIGAVIRLDDISLAKIVTHAGKTAPEGYKLTISPKGIEITARTPAGAFYGACTLAQILRQSQGENSKAHNQKSKPKNAILRCLSISDWPDFPARGVMLDISRDKVPTMETLYHIVDLLSEWKINQLQLYTEHTFAYPAHPTVWEKASPVTGEEIMALDAYCRERFIELVPNQNSFGHMERWLKHAKYRPMAEAPRGCDTEWGHFDYPFSLCPSDKRTIPFIKGLYEELLPHFTSKMFNVGLDETIDLGCGRSKTLCQERGTGRVYLDFVLEIYRLVKEHGRTMQFWGDIILKYPELIPELPKDIIALEWGYEADHPFAEHGARFRDSGIPFYVCPGTSSWNALAGRTTNAIENIVNAATNGKRLEAIGLLNTDWGDNGHWQPLSVSYLGFLAGAMVSWNSTVDPKKTIVENLSIHAFGDRTGKMGRAFYDLGDIYRCFKKRTFNSTVPWQMLFRDMNDPKFEENLSLEEFVEMERRLKEIADAARGDDMHAVDAEIVREEFAQVIKMLQLAADVGRIRLGTPKPRNLASRIAELKKNQERVWLLRNRPGGLQDSLSKIKIG
- a CDS encoding family 10 glycosylhydrolase; the protein is MLRGLMVCLLITVLFSTLSFAQPNDFRSILVDAWYWGSGYAIISPEAVQETVNRIKSWNCNAILMQVRKRCDAYYNSSLEPLGTDPSPNPGFDPLADMVSKAHQAGLEVHTWVVPYRVWTLPTPPPHSMPEHIYYLHPEWFSKYANGDKLWDGRYTSLDPGLPEVENYLIQVFLDIVSRYDIDGFLLDYIRYYDIGWGYNPAAVARFNSEYGRTGLPSSMDPLWQEWRRNQVSNLVKRTYLEIKAIKPHVKVGALVWRTAASGRAEVLQDWDRWMANHWLDYASPMNYTTDNQTFYTNALDSLSRSYGHHIYMGIAGEMNSISNSIWQIENARNAGFPGMHLYSYAHPNAGEPNQDGFKAALLAGPYPTPATVPAMPWLNNPTKGYLKGFIRNEAGNAVYPATAKILELGLSDKNSGTGFYGFSEITPGTYTICVEAPGYTAIQKTTTILAGQVACLDFTLQHETSPPTISNVRAENIHATHVQIKWDTNEPATSMVEYGISPTYENSSAEDMAQVTSHTVQLSGLKPLTTYHFSREIMGCGKKHGLFLRLYFHNCRQRRTIRNNYR
- a CDS encoding alcohol dehydrogenase catalytic domain-containing protein is translated as MPVHGQELPKTMKAVVTYGPEDYRLEELPVPQAGPGEIIIKIDHAGVCASDTKCYFGAIHFWGDGKVEGYCKPPCIAGHEFAGTVVQLGEGAAEQHGLDIGDMVVSEQIVPCGKCRYCTTGRYWLCAVHDIYGFRRWMPGAWAEYMKLPANSRNYKLPKEMPRNHAAVVEPLACSIHAVKRAQIQLGDVVVIAGAGPLGLGMVGVARLLNPSLLISIDPRDYRLKVAKELGADLTMNPDKEDVVARVLDLTDGYGCDVYINATGYPESIFPGLMMLRKLGTFVEYGVFLAPATIDWTIIGDKKNLNILGAHLAPYTFPLAIDYINRGLVDVSPIVTHELPLEDFKKALHMVREAKESIKVLLKP